In Streptomyces sp. TLI_146, the genomic stretch TCGTCCCAGGAGGCGGCTCCGGCCCGTATCTGCAAGGGAAACCGGGCGAGGCCGGAGCCGATGCTCCGGTCGAGGGCTACGGGTGAACGGGAGGAGAGCATGAGTGACTCACAGACCGGGCGCTGCCCGAGATCGGTAGATGCCCTCATACCGTCGGCGCCCCCGGGCCCCGGACACATGAGGCTGCGGCCCTGTCGTGGCCCCGACGTCCGGTCCCAGGGACTCCCGGGCGCGGCGGCAGGTGTCCTGGCCTTCGCCCAGCCGGTGGGTCCTCACCGCCGGAGCGCGGGGCGCGCCGCCCTGACCGGGGTGTTTCCTGATAGGCAGTCGCGGTGAGCAACCCCGTATCCGCGCGCGAAGCGGACGACGCCGGCCCCGGCACGGACGGGCGGGGCTGGCCCTTCGCCGTGGCCGCCTACGCGTTCGTCGTCGCGATGTGCGGCACGACGCTTCCCACCCCTCTGTACCGCATGTACCAGCGGGAGTTGGGGTTCTCCTCGTTCCTGGTGACGGTGATCTTCGCGGTGTACGCGGTCGGGGTCATCGTGGCGCTTCTCCTGCTGGGGCAGTTGTCGGACTCCGTGGGCCGACGGCCGGTTCTGCTGGCGGGGCTGGTGTTGTCGGCGCTGAGCGCGGTGTCGTTCCTCTTCGAGCGCGGGCTGCCGGAGCTCTTCGCGGGCCGGGTGCTGTCGGGGCTGTCCGCGGGCCTGTTCACGGGAACCGCGACCGCTGCCGTGGTGGAGCTCGCCCCTCGGCGGTGGGCCGGGTCCGCCACGCTGATCGCGACCGCGGCCAACATGGGCGGTCTGGGCAGCGGACCGCTGCTGGCGGGCCTGATCGCGCAGTACGCGTCGGATCCGCTCCACCAGGTGTTCATCGTGGACCTGACCCTCGTGGCGGCGGCCGTCGTCGGCGTCCTGCTGATCCCGGAGACGGTACGGGTCCGCGGCGGCGTATCGCGCCGCCCCCGAAGGTTGCACGTGCCGCCGTCGGTGCGCCCGGCCTTCGTCCCGGCGGCCATGGCGGGCTTCGCCGGGTTCGCCACCCTGGGCCTGTTCACCTCGGTGGCACCGAGCTTCCTCAGCGAGGTGGTGGGAGTGAGCGAACCCGCGGTCTCCGGCACGGTGGTCTTCACGGTCTTCGCCGCCTCG encodes the following:
- a CDS encoding MFS transporter; the encoded protein is MSNPVSAREADDAGPGTDGRGWPFAVAAYAFVVAMCGTTLPTPLYRMYQRELGFSSFLVTVIFAVYAVGVIVALLLLGQLSDSVGRRPVLLAGLVLSALSAVSFLFERGLPELFAGRVLSGLSAGLFTGTATAAVVELAPRRWAGSATLIATAANMGGLGSGPLLAGLIAQYASDPLHQVFIVDLTLVAAAVVGVLLIPETVRVRGGVSRRPRRLHVPPSVRPAFVPAAMAGFAGFATLGLFTSVAPSFLSEVVGVSEPAVSGTVVFTVFAASTAGQLLMGRVGVRRALPWGCVILVAGMALIASALLTASLPLLVVGALTAGAGQGLSFRAGVTDVSMHSPPERRAEITSALFVVLYVAISIPVVGVGIMAVTLGLRQSGLIFSGCVALLAATTAVLLWARPVGRDA